In Eulemur rufifrons isolate Redbay unplaced genomic scaffold, OSU_ERuf_1 scaffold_84, whole genome shotgun sequence, a single genomic region encodes these proteins:
- the ISG15 gene encoding ubiquitin-like protein ISG15 isoform X1 has protein sequence MASALTGGGGTAHSMGWDLKVKMLGGQEFEVALNDSTLLSELKQKITQKISVYAFQQHLVIHPSGKELKDKVPLVNQGLGPGSTVLLVVQSCDLSILVTNDKGRCRTYEVQLTQTVASLKQQVCQQESVRDDQFWLSFEGKPMEDNVLLGEYGLKPLCTVYMHLRLRGGGGAEQGPPHCLTRAESRK, from the exons ATGGCAAGTGCCTTGACAGGTGGGGGCGGCACAGCACACAGCATG GGCTGGGACCTGAAGGTGAAGATGCTGgggggccaggagttcgaggtggCCCTGAACGACTCCACGCTGCTGTCAGAACTGAAGCAGAAGATCACCCAGAAGATCAGCGTGTACGCCTTCCAGCAGCACCTGGTCATCCACCCGAGCGGCAAGGAGCTGAAGGACAAGGTCCCCCTCGTCAACCAGGGCCTGGGCCCCGGCAGCACAGTCCTGCTGGTGGTGCAGAGCTGCGACCTGAGCATCCTGGTGACCAATGACAAGGGCCGCTGCAGAACCTACGAGGTCCAGCTGACGCAGACAGTGGCCAGCCTCAAGCAGCAGGTGTGCCAGCAGGAGAGTGTGCGTGACGACCAGTTCTGGCTGAGCTTTGAGGGGAAGCCCATGGAAGACAACGTCCTGCTGGGGGAGTACGGCCTCAAACCTCTGTGCACGGTGTACATGCATCTGcgcctgcgggggggggggggggcagagcaGGGCCCCCCCCACTGCCTGACTAGGGCCGAGTCCCGGAAATAA
- the PERM1 gene encoding PGC-1 and ERR-induced regulator in muscle protein 1 produces the protein MENFQYSVQLSDQDWAEFSATAEECGLLQAGLASGDELLSSDIDQGDSSGPLGLLPLPPGQPAREEEEEEEDAATGQAVSRSRCEPVLARGAAEQTPGTSAPPGTRPSLSSGATPPGSALPGPESSRDDMHRLLQGPAPSDPGEPPRSPGSPGHGTTPQGPPSSPGGLPRSPGRKKRRAVGAKAGRSSGALGPAPARPGSPLLTARPEEGLVPAGPTGRGPAAGAAMLAAGARQDELRPDSAGAPGPGSSVPAPVTRPGPGVDLSAPISTTEQGTEQIGMTPRAELHAGSTPAKEAHPDVTTAEPDVAVSTPSSKPPPDTAPSTPDSKLPPDTAPSTPTSKPPPDTAPSTPASKPPPDTAPSTPASKPPPDTAPSTPASKPPPDTAPSTPASKPLPDTALPTPASKPPPDTALPTPTSKPPPDMAPSTPVGPGVEPEVAPPTRVSAAILRAPLPCSVSEAEADVGVSTPAPRAHAAPRPGPGVVETEAVSPGGPRAKPRVEPVAGAPGHLSGEQHVGPVQAPRKKKVRFSVAVSSPEEPGSGGASEHPSPATARPSAPRVAPGGRGGPRAWDTVAVGPRPPQPRILKHLPLPAPPALGTLGPRSCFAVTLPEAYEFFFCDTIEEEEEDGEEVTEASQALAEAQWPDMCEFFFRDCRAQRPRPRGCCPPAPAPREPAPAPPPGAPVPMSIPEAYEHFFGEDRFGGELGPAPLLQLQASETPRPASLAAGPRAPPTPGPTRGEWLGLAGRRAGELRGPLTSFTFSQNDMCLVFVAFATWAVRTSDLHTPDAWKTVLLANIGTISAIRHFRRQVRRGRRSPSPSPSRSPSS, from the exons ATGGAAAACTTCCAGTACAGCGTGCAGCTGAGCGACCAGGACTGGGCTGAGTTCTCGGCCACCGCCGAGGAGTGTGGCCTCCTGCAGGCCGGCCTGGCCTCCGGGGACGAGCTCCTGTCCAGTGACATTGACCAAGGGGATAGCAGCGGCCCCCTCgggctcctgcccctccctcctgggcaGCCGGCccgcgaggaggaggaggaggaggaggacgcaGCCACCGGGCAGGCGGTCAGCAGGTCGCGGTGCGAGCCTGTCTTGGCCCGGGGGGCTGCCGAGCAGACACCCGGCACGTCCGCACCACCAGGAACTCGGCCGTCTCTCAGCTCCGGGGCCACCCCTCCTGGCTCAGCTCTCCCGGGGCCAGAGTCTTCCAGAGACGACATGCACAGGCTCCTGCAGGGCCCCGCCCCTAGTGATCCCGGGGAGCCCCCACGGAGTCCCGGCTCCCCTGGCCACGGCACCACCCCACAGGGGCCCCCCAGCAGCCCCGGAGGCCTGCCTCGGAGCCCCGGCCGAAAGAAGAGGCGAGCCGTGGGCGCCAAGGCGGGCAGGAGCTCGGGAGCCCtaggccctgcccctgcccggccAGGCTCCCCACTGCTCACGGCCCGGCCCGAGGAGGGGCTTGTGCCAGCCGGGCCCACGGGGAGGGGTCCCGCGGCAGGGGCAGCGATGCTGGCAGCCGGGGCCAGGCAGGACGAGCTGAGGCCAGATTCTGCGGGAGCTCCTGGGCCTGGCTCAAGTGTCCCTGCACCAGTCACCAGACCAGGGCCAGGTGTGGACCTGTCTGCACCTATCTCTACAACTGAGCAAGGTACGGAGCAAATCGGAATGACCCCCCGAGCTGAGCTACACGCAGGGTCCACACCTGCCAAGGAGGCTCATCCAGATGTCACAACGGCTGAGCCAGATGTGGCTGTGTCTACACCCTCCTCCAAGCCTCCACCCGACACGGCTCCGTCTACACCCGACTCCAAGCTTCCCCCCGACACGGCTCCGTCTACACCCACCTCCAAGCCTCCCCCCGACACGGCTCCGTCTACACCCGCCTCCAAGCCTCCCCCCGACACGGCTCCGTCTACACCCGCCTCCAAGCCTCCCCCCGACACGGCTCCGTCTACACCCGCCTCCAAGCCTCCCCCCGACACGGCTCCGTCTACACCCGCCTCCAAGCCTCTCCCCGACACGGCTCTGCCTACACCCGCCTCCAAGCCTCCACCCGACACGGCTCTGCCTACACCCACCTCCAAGCCTCCCCCCGACATGGCTCCGTCTACACCAGTAGGGCCAGGGGTCGAGCCTGAAGTGGCTCCACCCACACGTGTCTCCGCGGCCATCCTGCGCGCACCTCTGCCTTGCTCTGTCTCTGAGGCCGAGGCGGACGTGGGTGTGTCCACACCTGCTCCCAGAGCTCACGCTGCCCCCCGTCCTGGGCCTGGTGTGGTGGAGACAGAGGCTGTGTCTCCCGGGGGTCCCCGAGCGAAGCCCAGAGTGGAGCCCGTAGCAGGGGCCCCCGGACACCTCTCGGGGGAGCAGCATGTGGGCCCCGTCCAAGCCCCCAGGAAGAAGAAAGTCCGATTCTCCGTGGCCGTGTCCAGCCCCGAGGAGCCAGGCTCAGGGGGGGCCTCGGAACACCCATCGCCGGCCACAGCCCGACCCTCAGCCCCCAGGGTGGCGCCTGGGGGTCGCGGagggcccagggcctgggacACTGTGGCTGTCGGGCCCCGGCCCCCCCAGCCTCGCATCCTTAAGCACCTGCCCCTTCCCGCCCCCCCTGCCTTGGGGACACTGGGTCCCAGGAGCTGCTTTGCCGTGACCCTCCCAGAGGCCTACGAGTTCTTCTTCTGCGACACCAtcgaggaagaggaggaggatggtgaGGAGGTGACAGAGGCCAGCCAGGCTCTGGCCGAAGCCCAGTGGCCGGACATGTGCGAGTTCTTCTTCCGGGACTGCCGAGCCCAGAGGCCGAGGCCCCGGGGGTGCTgccccccggccccagccccaagGGAGCCTGCGCCGGCCCCTCCGCCTGGAGCCCCCGTGCCCATGTCCATCCCCGAGGCCTACGAGCACTTCTTCGGGGAGGACAGGTTTGGGGGCGAGCTGGGGCCGGCCCCCCTGCTCCAGCTGCAGGCCTCGGAGACCCCCAGGCCGGCCTCGCTGGcggcagggcccagggccccacccactccGGGCCCCACCCGAGGAGAGTGGCTCGGCCtggcgggcaggcgggcag GGGAGCTCCGGGGTCCCCTCACCTCGTTTACCTTCAGCCAGAACGACATGTGCCTGGTATTTGTGGCCTTTGCAACCTGGGCTGTGAGAACGTCAGACCTGCACACCCCAGACGCCTGGAAAACAG TCTTGCTGGCCAACATCGGCACCATCTCCGCCATCCGCCACTTCCGCCGGCAGGTGAGGCGAGGGcgccgcagccccagccccagccccagccgcaGCCCCAGCTCCTAG
- the HES4 gene encoding transcription factor HES-4 isoform X2 produces the protein MPAHTPWKSSASPLAGAPAGASQIPDEPRSAAEHRKSSRHSKLEKADILEMTVRHLQNLRRVQVTAALSADPAVLGKYRAGFNECLAEVSRFLAGCEGVPADVRSRLLGHLAACLRQLGPSRRPASMPPTVPAVEAGAPEVYAGRALLPALDCAFPLLRPGAAFPPRLPPGLTRALPADPRAGPQGTGGPWRPWLR, from the exons ATGCCCGCACACACTCCGTGGAAGTCGAGCGCCTCGCCGCTGGCAGGAGCGCCGGCCGGCGCCAGCCAGATCCCGGACGAGCCCCGGAGTGCGGCTGAGCACCGCAAG aGCTCCCGCCACTCGAAGCTGGAGAAGGCGGACATCCTGGAGATGACCGTGAGACATTTGCAGAACCTGCGTCGCGTGCAGGTGACAG CCGCGCTCAGCGCCGACCCCGCGGTCCTGGGCAAGTACCGCGCCGGCTTCAACGAGTGCCTGGCCGAGGTGAGCCGCTTCCTGGCCGGCTGCGAGGGTGTCCCGGCCGACGTGCGCTCTCGCCTGCTCGGCCACCTGGCGGCCTGCCTACGCCAGCTGGGGCCCTCCCGTCGCCCGGCCTCTATGCCCCCGACGGTCCCCGCCGTGGAGGCCGGGGCGCCCGAGGTCTACGCAGGCCGCGCGCTGCTGCCCGCACTGGATTGCGCCTTCCCCCTGCTGCGCCCCGGGGCCGCTTTCCCGCCGCGGCTCCCGCCAGGTCTGACCCGGGCGCTCCCCGCCGACCCCAGGGCGGGGCCGCAGGGCACGGGCGGGCCCTGGAGACCTTGGCTGAGATGA
- the HES4 gene encoding transcription factor HES-4 isoform X1, translating into MPAHTPWKSSASPLAGAPAGASQIPDEPRSAAEHRKSSKPVMEKRRRARINESLAQLKTLILDALRKESSRHSKLEKADILEMTVRHLQNLRRVQVTAALSADPAVLGKYRAGFNECLAEVSRFLAGCEGVPADVRSRLLGHLAACLRQLGPSRRPASMPPTVPAVEAGAPEVYAGRALLPALDCAFPLLRPGAAFPPRLPPGLTRALPADPRAGPQGTGGPWRPWLR; encoded by the exons ATGCCCGCACACACTCCGTGGAAGTCGAGCGCCTCGCCGCTGGCAGGAGCGCCGGCCGGCGCCAGCCAGATCCCGGACGAGCCCCGGAGTGCGGCTGAGCACCGCAAG TCCTCCAAGCCGGTCATGGAGAAGCGGCGCCGAGCGCGCATTAATGAGAGCCTCGCTCAGCTCAAGACCCTCATCCTGGACGCCCTCAGAAAAGAA aGCTCCCGCCACTCGAAGCTGGAGAAGGCGGACATCCTGGAGATGACCGTGAGACATTTGCAGAACCTGCGTCGCGTGCAGGTGACAG CCGCGCTCAGCGCCGACCCCGCGGTCCTGGGCAAGTACCGCGCCGGCTTCAACGAGTGCCTGGCCGAGGTGAGCCGCTTCCTGGCCGGCTGCGAGGGTGTCCCGGCCGACGTGCGCTCTCGCCTGCTCGGCCACCTGGCGGCCTGCCTACGCCAGCTGGGGCCCTCCCGTCGCCCGGCCTCTATGCCCCCGACGGTCCCCGCCGTGGAGGCCGGGGCGCCCGAGGTCTACGCAGGCCGCGCGCTGCTGCCCGCACTGGATTGCGCCTTCCCCCTGCTGCGCCCCGGGGCCGCTTTCCCGCCGCGGCTCCCGCCAGGTCTGACCCGGGCGCTCCCCGCCGACCCCAGGGCGGGGCCGCAGGGCACGGGCGGGCCCTGGAGACCTTGGCTGAGATGA
- the PLEKHN1 gene encoding pleckstrin homology domain-containing family N member 1: MGNSHCVPQAPRRLRASFSRKPSLKGSREDSARKLAGLFGTEAARDRDAAAAADKLFRYIPGTDIPGLDSQPEALEQPFLSVFKKGRRRVPVRNLGKVVHYAKVQLRFQHSQDVSDCYLELFPAHLYFQAHSAEGLTFQGLLPLTELSVCPVEGPQEHAFQITGPLPAPLLLLCPGEAERDRWLYHLEKQAALVRGLRRCHSAPPQGPPQDELPWTLRRRLSRLRTASGRESVGSAVCASRVKLQHLPSQEQWERLLVLYPASLAIFSEEPDGLCFKGELPLSALGIRPEEEEEAHAFLIEGPLINTIRVVCASYEDHSHWLFCLRTISGRDPAPGAPSGEAVGSGAAGGRGAPSPDGQASRDSGRLEPPSTRTSRALPVSSLPGPARARVYLGVAEEDQASPAGTSVSRRRAELRRSGSSRSPRSKAGAEGPGAAAPQHLRLDLRELSRLSLEGGPEAPDHTLETPHSPLYADPYTPPATSHRKITDVGGLDEILSALRSCPGPVPSSPFPSVPVSVPVSDPGSGPSGAPGPPGPPGLPGLPGLPGPNLLSRKAALPSRASQRHRGSVKAGGPQPPDSPQLVAAAKKGSPAPPPPPPADGRSPRRRQGPGYDSVWDKTSSPSQQTWARLGEPGAEGTVIQWI; this comes from the exons GACATCCCGGGCCTGGACAGTCAGCCGGAAGCCCTGGAGCAGCCGTTCCTCAGCGTGTTCAAGAAGGGGCGGCGGAGGGTGCCCGTGAGGAACCTGGGCAAGGTCGTGCACTACGCCAAGGTCCAGCTGCGCTTCCAGCACAGCCAG GACGTCAGCGACTGCTACCTGGAGCTGTTCCCCGCCCACCTGTACTTCCAGGCCCACAGCGCCGAGGGACTCACCTTCCAG GGGCTGCTGCCACTGACGGAGCTGAGCGTGTGCCCGGTCGAGGGGCCCCAGGAGCATGCCTTCCAGATCACAG GCCCGCTGCCCGCACCCCTGCTGCTGCTCTGCCCCGGCGAGGCGGAGCGGGACCGCTGGCTCTACCACCTGGAGAAGCAGGCGGCCCTCGTCAGGGGGCTGCGGCGCTGCCACTCGGCACCCCCGCAG GGGCCCCCCCAGGACGAGCTGCCCTGGACGCTGCGGCGCCGTCTGAGCCGGCTGCGGACGGCCTCGGGGCGCGAGTCGGTGGGCAGTGCCGTCTGCGCCTCCAGGGTCAAGCTGCAGCACCTGCCCTCCCAG GAGCAGTGGGAGCGGCTGCTGGTCCTGTACCCGGCCTCCCTGGCCATCTTCTCGGAGGAGCCAGACGGGCTGTGCTTTAAG GGCGAGCTGCCGCTCAGCGCCCTTGGCATCcggccggaggaggaggaggaggcccacGCGTTCCTGATTGAAG GGCCCCTCATCAACACCATCCGCGTGGTGTGCGCCAGCTACGAGGACCACAGCCACTGGCTGTTCTGCCTGAGGACCATCTCCGGCAGGGACCC GGCGCCAGGGGCCCCCTCAGGTGAGGCCGTGGGCAGCGGGGCAGCGGGCGGGCGGGGA GCTCCCTCTCCGGACGGACAGGCCAGCCGGGACTCAGGACGCCTGGAGCCCCCGTCCACCCGCACCAGCCGCGCCCTGCCTGTGTCCTCGCTGCCAGGCCCGGCCCGCGCTCGTGTGTACCTGGGGGTGGCAGAGGAA GACCAGGCTAGCCCTGCCGGCACCAGCGTTAGCCGTCGGAGGGCAGAGCTGAGACGCAGTGGCAGCAGCCGGTCACCGAGGAGCAAGGCCGGGGCAGAGGGACCAGGCGCGGCCGCCCCACAGCACCTGCGCCTGGACCTGAGGGAG CTGAGCAGGCTGAGCCTGGAGGGCGGCCCTGAGGCCCCAGACCACACCCTGGAGACGCCACACTCCCCGCTCTACGCTGACCCCTACACGCCGCCCGCCACCTCCCACCGCAAGATCACAGATGTCGGGGGCCTGGATGAG ATCCTCAGTGCCCTGCGGAGCTGCCCCGGACCTGTGCCCTCGAGCCCGTTCCCCTCCGTGCCCGTGTCTGTGCCCGTCTCTGACCCCGGCTCCGGACCCTCCGGTGCCCCCggcccccccggcccccccggccTCCCCGGCCTCCCCGGCCTCCCCGGCCCCAACTTGCTCTCCAGGAAGGCGGCCCTGCCGTCCCGAGCCTCTCAGAGGCACCGAGGCTCTGTCAAGGCTGGGGGGCCGCAGCCCCCGGACTCTCCTCAGCTT GTTGCCGCTGCCAAGAAAGGCTCCCCGGCACCCCCGCCGCCTCCGCCAG CGGATGGCAGGTCCCCCAGGAGGCGCCAAGGCCCCGGCTACGACAGTGTCTGGGACAAGACGTCGTCTCCCTCCCAGCAGACGTGGGCCCGGCTCGGGGAGCCTGGGGCCGAGGGGACGGTCATCCAGTGGATCTGA
- the ISG15 gene encoding ubiquitin-like protein ISG15 isoform X2 — translation MLGGQEFEVALNDSTLLSELKQKITQKISVYAFQQHLVIHPSGKELKDKVPLVNQGLGPGSTVLLVVQSCDLSILVTNDKGRCRTYEVQLTQTVASLKQQVCQQESVRDDQFWLSFEGKPMEDNVLLGEYGLKPLCTVYMHLRLRGGGGAEQGPPHCLTRAESRK, via the coding sequence ATGCTGgggggccaggagttcgaggtggCCCTGAACGACTCCACGCTGCTGTCAGAACTGAAGCAGAAGATCACCCAGAAGATCAGCGTGTACGCCTTCCAGCAGCACCTGGTCATCCACCCGAGCGGCAAGGAGCTGAAGGACAAGGTCCCCCTCGTCAACCAGGGCCTGGGCCCCGGCAGCACAGTCCTGCTGGTGGTGCAGAGCTGCGACCTGAGCATCCTGGTGACCAATGACAAGGGCCGCTGCAGAACCTACGAGGTCCAGCTGACGCAGACAGTGGCCAGCCTCAAGCAGCAGGTGTGCCAGCAGGAGAGTGTGCGTGACGACCAGTTCTGGCTGAGCTTTGAGGGGAAGCCCATGGAAGACAACGTCCTGCTGGGGGAGTACGGCCTCAAACCTCTGTGCACGGTGTACATGCATCTGcgcctgcgggggggggggggggcagagcaGGGCCCCCCCCACTGCCTGACTAGGGCCGAGTCCCGGAAATAA